Proteins found in one Nostoc sp. NIES-3756 genomic segment:
- a CDS encoding glycosyltransferase family 4 protein encodes MKILVLSWEFPPRIVGGIARHVGELYPELVKLGHEIHLITVEVGQASMYEVVEGIHVHRVPVSYSHDFFHWVINLNQSMGHHGGKLINEEGPFDLIHAHDWLVGDAAIALKHNFKIPLIATIHATEYGRHNGIHNDTQRYIHGKENLLAYNAWRIIVCTNYMRQEVERALSSPWDKVDVIHNGIRPEKKQHHEDFHAQDFRRQFAEDHEKIVYYVGRMTYEKGVSVLLNAAPKILSEMGGHVKFVIVGGGNTDNLKRQAWDLGIWHKCYFTGFLSDEYLDKFQTVADCAVFPSLYEPFGIVALESFASRVPVVVSDTGGFPEVVQHTKTGIVTWVNNPDSLAWGILEVLKNPEYRQWLVDNAYEDLQRRFSWPQLAQQTEAVYQRVVEERSQIEW; translated from the coding sequence ATGAAGATACTGGTACTAAGTTGGGAGTTTCCACCAAGAATTGTTGGGGGTATTGCGCGTCATGTGGGGGAGTTATACCCAGAATTGGTTAAGCTAGGGCATGAAATCCATTTAATTACGGTGGAAGTGGGTCAAGCTTCGATGTATGAAGTGGTTGAGGGTATACATGTACATCGAGTACCAGTGTCTTATAGTCATGACTTTTTTCACTGGGTGATAAATCTTAATCAAAGCATGGGACATCATGGGGGAAAGTTAATTAATGAGGAAGGCCCCTTTGATTTAATTCACGCCCATGATTGGTTAGTAGGTGATGCTGCGATCGCTCTCAAGCATAACTTTAAAATTCCCCTGATTGCTACGATCCACGCTACCGAATACGGTCGTCACAACGGTATCCACAACGACACCCAACGCTACATCCACGGTAAGGAAAATCTACTTGCTTACAATGCTTGGCGAATTATTGTCTGTACCAATTATATGCGCCAGGAAGTGGAAAGAGCGCTTTCCAGCCCTTGGGATAAAGTCGATGTAATTCATAACGGTATCCGTCCAGAAAAGAAACAGCATCACGAAGATTTTCATGCTCAAGATTTTCGTCGCCAATTTGCCGAAGACCATGAGAAGATTGTGTACTATGTGGGGCGGATGACTTACGAAAAAGGTGTATCAGTTTTACTTAATGCAGCCCCCAAAATCCTATCAGAAATGGGTGGTCACGTGAAATTCGTGATTGTGGGTGGTGGCAATACTGACAATCTCAAACGCCAAGCTTGGGATTTGGGAATTTGGCACAAATGCTACTTTACGGGTTTTCTTTCTGATGAATATTTGGATAAATTCCAAACTGTGGCTGATTGTGCTGTATTTCCCAGCCTTTACGAACCCTTTGGGATTGTAGCTTTAGAAAGCTTCGCCTCGCGGGTTCCCGTAGTGGTGTCCGATACAGGTGGCTTCCCAGAGGTAGTCCAACATACCAAGACGGGGATCGTAACTTGGGTGAATAATCCCGATTCTTTGGCTTGGGGAATTTTAGAAGTTTTGAAAAATCCGGAATACCGCCAATGGTTGGTAGATAACGCTTATGAGGATTTGCAACGCCGTTTTAGCTGGCCTCAATTAGCCCAACAAACAGAGGCTGTATATCAAAGAGTAGTGGAAGAGCGATCGCAAATTGAATGGTAA
- a CDS encoding winged helix-turn-helix transcriptional regulator, which yields MVSNNNQILLSADCPMRRMLDLVGDKWTPPILYLLSSGTKRYTDFQRQIPGVSKKMLTQTLRRLESAGVVQRTVYAIVPPKVEYNLTPFGEKLIEPIAALADWAWQHQEELRLIYERQQMQ from the coding sequence ATGGTATCCAACAATAATCAAATACTTCTTAGCGCAGACTGTCCTATGCGCCGGATGCTTGATCTGGTAGGCGATAAATGGACACCGCCGATTCTGTATCTATTATCCTCCGGTACTAAGCGTTATACTGATTTTCAACGACAAATACCCGGAGTTTCCAAAAAAATGCTGACACAAACCCTTAGAAGGTTAGAGTCGGCTGGTGTTGTGCAACGAACTGTCTATGCAATTGTGCCGCCAAAGGTTGAGTATAATTTGACTCCTTTTGGCGAAAAGTTGATTGAACCGATCGCTGCATTGGCAGATTGGGCTTGGCAGCATCAAGAAGAGTTACGGTTGATCTACGAACGTCAACAGATGCAATAA
- the bcp gene encoding thioredoxin-dependent thiol peroxidase, whose product MSDIPQPGQPAPNFSTPDQNSNLVSLSDFNNQWVVIYFYPKDDTPGCTTEAKDFTDLHQEFSKLGAKILGVSPDSGKAHCKFIDKYSLSITLLSDPEHKLIEAYGAWRLKKFMGKEYMGVARSTFLISPDGVIAYAWPNVKAKGHAQAVLQKLQELANI is encoded by the coding sequence ATGAGCGACATCCCCCAACCTGGACAACCTGCGCCTAATTTCTCTACCCCTGACCAAAATAGTAATTTAGTAAGTTTAAGTGATTTTAATAATCAGTGGGTTGTAATTTACTTTTATCCTAAAGACGATACTCCAGGCTGCACTACAGAAGCTAAGGATTTTACAGATTTACATCAAGAATTTAGTAAACTAGGGGCAAAAATTTTAGGCGTAAGTCCTGATTCTGGTAAAGCACACTGTAAATTTATCGATAAATATAGTTTGTCCATCACTCTTTTAAGTGACCCAGAACATAAACTTATCGAAGCTTATGGTGCATGGCGTTTAAAGAAATTTATGGGCAAAGAATACATGGGCGTAGCAAGGTCAACTTTTTTAATCTCACCTGATGGCGTCATTGCCTATGCTTGGCCTAACGTCAAAGCTAAAGGTCATGCACAAGCAGTTTTACAAAAATTACAAGAATTAGCAAATATTTGA
- a CDS encoding glucose 1-dehydrogenase, translating into MVSLENKVALVTGGTSGIGRTTAIALASAGAKVVVVGRREEEGNETVSLIHQAGSEGLFVKADVSQEADIKSTIASVVNKFGRLDIAFNNAGMLGQNALLAEQTEQTYDRVFGVNVKGVFLCMKHEITQMLAQGNGGVIVNTASINGFRPLSPGLSIYDASKTAVVMLTKAAALEYAAHKIRINAIAPGPIETEMLSQATGGNNKAFESFVPAGRLGKPEDIANAVLWLCSDATDFVNGHTLAVDGGILAA; encoded by the coding sequence ATGGTATCTTTAGAAAACAAAGTCGCTCTTGTCACTGGTGGAACTTCTGGGATTGGGCGCACTACAGCGATCGCTTTAGCTAGTGCTGGTGCTAAAGTTGTTGTAGTTGGGCGGCGTGAAGAAGAAGGTAATGAAACCGTTAGCTTGATTCATCAAGCGGGAAGCGAGGGTTTATTTGTCAAAGCAGATGTATCTCAGGAAGCAGATATAAAGTCAACCATTGCCAGCGTTGTTAATAAATTTGGTCGCTTAGATATTGCATTCAATAACGCAGGGATGCTAGGACAAAATGCTTTACTGGCAGAACAGACAGAGCAAACCTATGACCGAGTTTTTGGGGTCAACGTTAAGGGTGTGTTTCTGTGTATGAAACATGAAATTACTCAAATGTTGGCACAAGGTAATGGTGGCGTAATTGTCAACACAGCTTCCATCAATGGTTTTCGGCCTCTATCACCTGGCTTATCTATTTATGATGCCTCAAAAACGGCTGTAGTCATGCTGACAAAAGCCGCAGCTTTAGAATATGCGGCTCACAAAATCCGCATAAATGCGATCGCACCAGGGCCAATCGAAACGGAAATGCTCAGTCAAGCAACAGGCGGTAATAACAAAGCTTTTGAGAGTTTTGTTCCCGCCGGACGTTTGGGTAAACCCGAGGACATTGCCAATGCTGTGCTTTGGTTATGTTCTGACGCTACTGATTTCGTGAATGGACATACCCTTGCTGTCGATGGCGGTATCCTTGCAGCCTAG
- a CDS encoding type I restriction endonuclease: MVQIIPAKNIGVAYLKERFGLQRVENEAFFTEWLDNLPEITALEKQYLDRVKSNFLNLVQRPPMLEDAVKMVVLSPLLDLAGFYSQPFSIGTEESIEISIEGEGEIIRGRIDILVIQKQFWLLVIESKRAGISILENIPQALAYILISPNQERPVFGLLTNGEDFQFIKLVKKDKPEYDLSDKFTLSKRQNELYAVLKILKNLSQILT, translated from the coding sequence ATGGTTCAAATCATCCCAGCAAAAAATATAGGGGTTGCCTATTTAAAAGAAAGATTTGGGTTACAAAGAGTAGAAAATGAGGCTTTCTTTACAGAATGGCTGGACAATTTACCAGAGATTACAGCTTTGGAAAAGCAGTATTTAGATAGAGTTAAATCTAATTTTCTGAACTTAGTTCAACGACCACCAATGCTAGAGGATGCTGTTAAAATGGTGGTTTTGTCACCTTTGTTGGATTTGGCAGGATTTTATAGTCAGCCGTTTTCTATTGGTACAGAGGAATCTATAGAAATTTCTATAGAAGGCGAAGGAGAGATTATTAGGGGAAGAATAGATATTTTAGTTATTCAAAAGCAGTTCTGGTTGCTAGTAATTGAATCAAAAAGGGCTGGTATATCTATTTTAGAGAATATTCCTCAAGCATTGGCTTATATTTTAATCAGTCCTAATCAAGAAAGGCCTGTGTTTGGATTACTGACAAATGGAGAAGATTTTCAATTTATTAAACTAGTTAAAAAAGATAAACCTGAATACGATTTATCTGACAAATTCACTTTGTCAAAAAGACAAAATGAACTATATGCTGTTCTAAAAATTCTTAAAAACTTAAGTCAAATTTTAACTTAA
- a CDS encoding SDR family NAD(P)-dependent oxidoreductase, with amino-acid sequence MNKLDNKIALILGGAGNVGEGIARAFLKAGAIVAVPSRKAEKLEELRTSLGELAHPERFIPIVGDIGTVDSAESIRDQLLKKFGKVDAVVASLGGWWLGNKPVTEVSITEWQQYLDSNLTSHFIAARTFIPVLKEHKGTSYTLIGGAAAEVPIPNVSPVSITAAGQLMLAQVLMQENKGSTVRINEVVVHSWVATRSSRERSQATWVSADDIGEFTAWLASDAASMVNSSVLRLYEKAAA; translated from the coding sequence ATGAACAAACTAGACAACAAAATCGCTTTAATCCTTGGTGGTGCAGGTAATGTTGGTGAAGGTATCGCCAGAGCATTCCTAAAAGCTGGTGCAATCGTAGCCGTACCTTCACGTAAAGCAGAGAAACTTGAGGAACTACGCACTTCTTTAGGTGAACTGGCTCATCCAGAACGCTTTATTCCTATTGTGGGGGATATTGGTACAGTTGATAGTGCAGAAAGTATCCGCGACCAATTACTCAAAAAATTTGGGAAGGTTGATGCTGTAGTTGCTTCTCTTGGCGGTTGGTGGTTGGGTAACAAACCTGTAACTGAAGTCTCAATTACCGAATGGCAACAATATTTAGATAGTAATTTAACCAGTCACTTCATAGCCGCCCGTACCTTTATACCAGTTCTCAAGGAACATAAGGGTACTAGCTACACCCTAATTGGAGGCGCAGCCGCCGAAGTACCCATTCCTAATGTCAGTCCTGTAAGTATTACTGCTGCTGGACAACTCATGTTGGCTCAAGTGTTGATGCAGGAAAACAAAGGTAGCACTGTACGTATTAATGAAGTTGTTGTTCATAGTTGGGTAGCAACCCGTAGCAGCCGAGAACGTAGTCAAGCAACCTGGGTTAGTGCTGATGACATTGGCGAATTTACAGCTTGGCTGGCTAGTGATGCAGCATCAATGGTTAATAGTAGTGTTCTACGCTTGTATGAAAAGGCTGCTGCTTAA
- a CDS encoding cyanophycinase, translating into MARAFPNIAKCLKNSISRLTAYLKLFFQGNTVDVLPALAGPVLNLGGGGPDVEAAIQWMINQVRGTSRMNVVVLRTYGSDDYNHLIYRMTGVNSVQTLIVSNRQDANRDDIVQKIHNADIVFFAGGDQCQYIRSWKNTKLEAAVASVYRRGGAVGGTSAGAMIMSDFVYDACACEDPIETKDALDDPYQNITFTYNFFQWQHLRGTIIDTHFDSRKRMGRIMAFIARQIQDGVCKSVLGIAISEETSVVVDKYGKAKVIGRNAAYFVLGDHPPEICKPRTPLTYHDYKIWRVPSGDTFDLNNPPARGYYYRSVKRGKFDSDPY; encoded by the coding sequence ATGGCAAGGGCATTCCCAAATATAGCAAAGTGCTTGAAGAATTCTATATCTCGTCTTACAGCATACCTGAAACTTTTCTTTCAGGGCAACACTGTCGATGTTCTTCCTGCCCTAGCTGGCCCTGTTCTTAATTTGGGTGGGGGTGGCCCGGATGTGGAAGCAGCTATTCAGTGGATGATTAACCAAGTCAGGGGAACGAGTAGAATGAATGTTGTAGTTCTGCGTACTTACGGCAGCGATGACTACAATCATCTCATTTATCGGATGACTGGTGTAAATTCTGTACAAACGCTGATTGTCAGCAATCGTCAAGATGCTAACAGAGATGATATTGTCCAGAAAATTCACAATGCTGATATCGTCTTCTTTGCAGGTGGCGACCAATGCCAATATATCCGCAGTTGGAAAAACACCAAACTGGAGGCGGCTGTAGCATCAGTTTATCGCCGAGGCGGAGCTGTGGGCGGTACTAGTGCGGGGGCGATGATTATGAGTGATTTCGTCTACGATGCTTGCGCCTGCGAAGATCCCATCGAAACGAAAGACGCGCTAGATGATCCTTACCAAAATATTACTTTTACCTACAACTTCTTCCAATGGCAACATTTGCGCGGGACTATCATCGATACCCATTTTGATAGTCGCAAACGCATGGGTCGCATCATGGCTTTTATCGCTAGACAAATTCAAGATGGTGTGTGTAAGAGTGTGTTAGGGATAGCTATTAGTGAGGAGACATCGGTTGTTGTAGATAAATATGGTAAGGCGAAGGTGATAGGAAGAAACGCCGCATATTTTGTTTTGGGCGACCATCCACCAGAGATATGCAAGCCCAGAACGCCACTCACATATCACGACTACAAAATCTGGCGAGTCCCCAGTGGTGATACTTTTGATCTCAATAACCCACCAGCTAGGGGTTACTATTACCGGAGTGTGAAGCGGGGCAAGTTTGATTCAGACCCGTATTAG
- the lepA gene encoding translation elongation factor 4 has translation MTDVPAVRIRNFCIIAHIDHGKSTLADRLLQATGTVDERQMKEQFLDNMDLERERGITIKLQAARMNYQAKDGQQYVLNLIDTPGHVDFSYEVSRSLAACEGALLVVDASQGVEAQTLANVYLALEHNLEIIPVLNKIDLPGAEPDRVISEIEEIIGLDCSGAILASAKEGIGINEILEAIVERVPPAPDTTKERLRALIFDSYYDSYRGVIVYFRVMDGTLRKGDRIYLMVSEKEYEIDELGVLSPTQKQVDELHAGEVGYLAAAIKAVADARVGDTITLSKAKATEALPGYTEANPMVFCGMFPIDADQFEDLREALEKLRLNDAALQYEPETSSAMGFGFRCGFLGLLHMEIVQERLEREYNLDLIITAPSVVYKVITNKGEELYIDNPSHLPAPNDRERIEEPYVQVEMITPETFVGTLMELSQNRRGIFKDMKYLTQGRTTLTYEIPLAEVVTDFFDQMKSRSRGYASMEYHLIGYRENPLVKLDIMINGDPVDSLAMIVHRDKAYGVGRSMAEKLKELIPRHQFKVPIQASIGSKVIASEHIPALRKDVLAKCYGGDISRKKKLLQKQAKGKKRMKAVGTVDVPQEAFMAVLRLDQS, from the coding sequence ATGACTGACGTTCCCGCAGTTCGCATTCGCAATTTTTGTATTATTGCTCACATCGATCATGGGAAATCTACCCTGGCCGATCGCTTACTGCAAGCCACTGGCACTGTTGACGAGCGGCAGATGAAGGAACAGTTTCTCGACAACATGGATTTGGAACGGGAGCGCGGCATTACAATTAAGCTGCAAGCTGCCCGGATGAATTATCAAGCCAAAGATGGTCAGCAGTATGTACTGAATTTAATTGATACGCCAGGACATGTAGACTTTTCTTATGAAGTATCGCGCAGTTTGGCGGCGTGTGAAGGTGCTTTACTTGTGGTAGATGCGTCTCAAGGTGTTGAGGCGCAAACTCTAGCAAACGTCTATTTAGCACTAGAACATAATCTAGAAATTATCCCGGTTCTCAACAAAATTGACTTACCAGGGGCAGAACCAGACCGGGTAATTAGTGAAATTGAGGAAATTATCGGTCTCGATTGTAGCGGGGCAATCCTTGCCTCGGCTAAAGAAGGAATTGGGATTAATGAGATTCTAGAAGCGATTGTCGAACGTGTACCACCAGCACCAGATACAACCAAAGAACGCTTACGGGCGTTAATCTTTGATAGCTACTATGACAGCTATCGGGGTGTAATTGTATACTTTCGGGTGATGGATGGGACGCTGAGAAAAGGCGATCGCATCTATCTAATGGTATCTGAGAAAGAATATGAAATTGACGAGTTAGGCGTTCTTTCTCCTACACAAAAGCAAGTCGATGAACTCCATGCTGGGGAAGTAGGTTATTTAGCAGCCGCAATCAAGGCGGTAGCTGATGCGCGGGTAGGTGACACAATTACCTTATCTAAAGCCAAAGCCACCGAAGCTTTACCCGGTTACACAGAAGCTAACCCAATGGTTTTCTGCGGTATGTTCCCCATCGACGCTGACCAATTTGAAGATTTGCGGGAAGCCTTAGAAAAGCTGCGGCTGAATGATGCTGCACTACAATACGAACCAGAAACTTCCAGTGCGATGGGTTTCGGGTTCCGTTGCGGGTTCTTGGGTTTGCTGCACATGGAAATTGTGCAGGAACGCTTGGAGAGGGAATATAACCTGGATTTAATTATTACAGCGCCTTCGGTGGTTTATAAGGTAATTACCAATAAGGGCGAAGAACTGTATATTGATAATCCCAGCCATTTACCTGCGCCTAACGATCGCGAAAGGATTGAGGAACCATACGTCCAAGTAGAAATGATTACACCGGAAACCTTCGTCGGCACTTTGATGGAGTTGTCGCAGAACCGCCGGGGTATCTTCAAAGATATGAAATATCTCACCCAAGGACGTACCACCTTAACTTATGAGATTCCTTTGGCAGAAGTTGTCACCGACTTTTTCGACCAGATGAAATCGCGATCGCGCGGTTATGCCAGTATGGAATATCACCTCATCGGCTACCGGGAAAATCCTCTGGTGAAGTTGGATATCATGATTAATGGCGATCCTGTGGATTCCTTAGCCATGATTGTCCACCGTGATAAAGCCTATGGTGTGGGACGGTCGATGGCGGAAAAACTTAAAGAATTAATTCCACGCCATCAATTTAAAGTACCCATTCAGGCATCCATTGGTAGTAAAGTTATTGCCAGTGAACACATCCCCGCCTTGCGTAAAGATGTACTTGCTAAGTGCTACGGCGGTGATATTAGCCGGAAGAAGAAACTATTGCAGAAACAGGCGAAGGGTAAAAAGCGAATGAAAGCTGTTGGTACAGTAGATGTACCACAAGAAGCTTTTATGGCTGTTTTACGCTTAGATCAAAGCTAG
- a CDS encoding cysteine desulfurase family protein produces MSNRPIYLDCHATTPVDERVLAAMLPYFTEKFGNPASIGHIYGWETEAAVKQAREILAAAINATPEEIVFTSGATEANNLAIKGVAEAYFQKGQHIITVATEHNAVTDPCEYLKTLGFDITVLPVQADGLIDLTQLEKALRDDTILVSVMAANNEIGVLQPLAAIGEICRDARRAASGDRHIIFHTDAAQAIGKIPLDVQAMNIDLMSLTAHKVYGPKGIGALYVRRRNPRVQIAPQQHGGGHERGMRSGTLYTPQIVGFAKAVEIALAEQTAENQRLTQLRERLWSQLSQIEGIHLNGHPSQRLAGNLNISIEGVDGAALQLGLQPVVAVSSGSACSSTKTTPSHVLTAIGSPEKLAYASIRFGIGRFNTAEEIDIVAKHAIATIQSLRKQASLV; encoded by the coding sequence ATGTCGAATCGTCCTATATATCTTGATTGCCACGCGACTACACCTGTAGATGAGCGGGTGTTAGCAGCGATGCTACCTTACTTTACAGAAAAATTTGGCAACCCGGCTAGTATTGGTCATATCTACGGTTGGGAAACAGAAGCGGCTGTGAAACAAGCGCGGGAAATTTTAGCAGCAGCCATTAATGCTACTCCGGAAGAAATTGTCTTTACTAGTGGTGCAACTGAAGCGAATAATTTAGCTATTAAAGGTGTAGCTGAAGCTTATTTTCAAAAAGGTCAGCATATTATTACTGTAGCAACTGAACATAATGCTGTAACCGACCCTTGCGAATATTTGAAAACTTTGGGTTTTGATATTACTGTTTTGCCAGTCCAAGCAGATGGATTAATTGATTTAACGCAATTAGAAAAAGCGTTGCGTGATGACACAATCTTAGTATCGGTGATGGCGGCAAATAATGAAATTGGAGTGTTGCAACCTTTGGCAGCAATTGGCGAAATATGCCGCGATGCTCGAAGAGCCGCCTCCGGCGATCGCCATATAATATTTCACACAGATGCCGCTCAAGCCATTGGTAAAATACCTCTAGATGTGCAAGCAATGAATATCGATTTGATGTCCCTCACAGCCCATAAAGTCTACGGGCCGAAGGGTATCGGTGCATTATACGTCCGAAGGCGCAACCCCAGAGTCCAGATCGCACCCCAGCAGCATGGGGGAGGACACGAACGGGGGATGCGTTCTGGAACTTTGTATACACCGCAAATTGTCGGTTTTGCCAAAGCTGTAGAAATCGCCCTCGCTGAACAAACCGCAGAAAATCAACGCCTTACGCAGTTGAGGGAAAGATTGTGGTCACAACTATCACAAATTGAAGGTATTCACCTCAATGGACATCCCAGCCAACGCCTAGCGGGAAACTTAAATATTAGTATCGAAGGGGTAGATGGTGCTGCACTCCAGTTAGGTTTACAGCCAGTCGTGGCGGTGTCTTCTGGTTCCGCCTGTTCCTCGACCAAAACCACACCCTCTCACGTCCTTACCGCCATAGGAAGCCCAGAGAAACTAGCCTACGCCTCAATTCGCTTTGGGATTGGACGCTTCAATACAGCCGAGGAAATTGATATAGTAGCGAAACACGCGATCGCTACTATTCAAAGTTTACGTAAACAGGCGAGTTTAGTTTAG